A DNA window from Trypanosoma brucei brucei TREU927 chromosome 10, whole genome shotgun sequence contains the following coding sequences:
- a CDS encoding cysteine-rich acidic integral membrane protein precursor (identical/ similar to SP:Q03650: Cysteine-rich, acidic integral membrane protein precursor. {Trypanosoma brucei brucei}) — MSAKYYIPLFMTVLFTSTACVPGMANEAGPIFEESNAEVATPPADAVHDDFFFDYKNATGYADDCNITGDCNETDDCNITGDCNETDDCNITGDCNETDDCNITGDCNETDDCDITGDCNETDDCNITGDCNETDDCDITGDCNETDDCNITGDCNETDDCDITGDCNETDDCNITGDCNETDDCDITGDCNETDDCNITGDCNETDDCDITGDCNETDDCNITGDCNETDDCDITGDCNETDDCDITGDCNETDDCNITGDCNETDDCDITGDCNETDDCDITGDCNETDDCNITGDCNETDDCNITGDCNETDDCDITGDCNETDDCNITGDCNETDDCDITGDCNETDDCNITGDCNETDDCNITGDCNETDDCDITGDCNETDDCNITGDCNETDDCNITGDCNETDDCNITGDCNETDDCNITGDCNETDDCDITGDCNETDDCDITGDCNETDDCNITGDCNETDDCDITGDCNETDDCNITGDCNETDDCNITGDCNETDDCDITGDCNETDDCNITGDCNETDDCDITGDCNETDDCDITGDCNETDDCNITGDCNETDDCNITGDCNETDDCNITGDCNETDDCNITGDCNETDDCNITGDCNETDDCNITGDCNETDDCNITGDCNETDDCNITGDCNETDDCNITGDCNETDDCNITGDCNETDDCNITGDCNETDDCNITGDCNETDDCNITGDCNETDDCDITGDCNETDDCDITGDCNETDDCNITGDCNETDDCDITGDCNETDDCNITGDCNETDDCNITGDCNETDDCNITGDCNETDDCDITGDCNETDDCDITGDCNETDDCNITGDCNETDDCDITGDCNETDDCNITGDCNETDDCDITGDCNETDDCNITGDCNETDDCNITGDCNETDDCNITGDCNETDDCNITGDCNETDDCNITGDCNETDDCDITGDCNETDDCNITGDCNETDDCNITGDCNETDDCDITGDCNETDDCNITGDCNETDDCNITGDCNETDDCDITGDCNETDDCNITGDCNETDDCDITGDCNDTEVSDAADGTDGMFLKSSCSLKLVAFCDGCSTEDSPKFSNAKGKGSSVSAGLLLLVGSTFLLLAVGLSAVLFLGRERQNAVVICDNEVMMEEVPRCLSDASFAVPVTQSSDEAKP; from the coding sequence ATGTCCGCCAAATACTACATTCCTTTGTTTATGACCGTCTTATTCACCAGCACCGCGTGTGTGCCTGGCATGGCTAACGAGGCAGGTCCAATCTTTGAAGAATCAAATGCTGAGGTAGCCACACCCCCTGCTGATGCCGTACATGATGATTTCTTCTTCGACTACAAGAACGCTACGGGTTACGCCGATGATtgtaacatcacaggtgactgcaatgaaactgatgattgtaacatcacaggtgactgcaatgaaaccgatgattgcaacatcacaggtgactgcaatgaaaccgatgattgcaacatcacaggtgactgcaatgaaaccgatgattgcgacatcacaggtgactgcaatgaaaccgatgattgtaacatcacaggtgactgcaatgaaaccgatgattgcgacatcacaggtgactgcaatgaaactgatgattgcaacatcacaggtgactgcaatgaaaccgatgattgcgacatcacaggtgactgcaatgaaactgatgattgcaacatcacaggtgactgcaatgaaaccgatgattgcgacatcacaggtgactgcaatgaaactgatgattgcaacatcacaggtgactgcaatgaaaccgatgattgcgacatcacaggtgactgcaatgaaaccgatgattgtaacatcacaggtgactgcaatgaaaccgatgattgcgacatcacaggtgactgcaatgaaaccgatgattgcgacatcacaggtgactgcaatgaaactgatgattgcaacatcacaggtgactgcaatgaaaccgatgattgcgacatcacaggtgactgcaatgaaactgatgattgcgacatcacaggtgactgcaatgaaactgatgattgcaacatcacaggtgactgcaatgaaactgatgattgcaacatcacaggtgactgcaatgaaactgatgattgcgacatcacaggtgactgcaatgaaaccgatgattgcaacatcacaggtgactgcaatgaaaccgatgattgcgacatcacaggtgactgcaatgaaactgatgattgcaacatcacaggtgactgcaatgaaaccgatgattgcaacatcacaggtgactgcaatgaaaccgatgattgcgacatcacaggtgactgcaatgaaactgatgattgcaacatcacaggtgactgcaatgaaactgatgattgcaacatcacaggtgactgcaatgaaaccgatgattgcaacatcacaggtgactgcaatgaaaccgatgattgcaacatcacaggtgactgcaatgaaaccgatgattgcgacatcacaggtgactgcaatgaaaccgatgattgcgacatcacaggtgactgcaatgaaaccgatgattgtaacatcacaggtgactgcaatgaaaccgatgattgcgacatcacaggtgactgcaatgaaactgatgattgcaacatcacaggtgactgcaatgaaaccgatgattgcaacatcacaggtgactgcaatgaaaccgatgattgcgacatcacaggtgactgcaatgaaactgatgattgcaacatcacaggtgactgcaatgaaaccgatgattgcgacatcacaggtgactgcaatgaaactgatgattgcgacatcacaggtgactgcaatgaaactgatgattgcaacatcacaggtgactgcaatgaaaccgatgattgcaacatcacaggtgactgcaatgaaaccgatgattgcaacatcacaggtgactgcaatgaaactgatgattgcaacatcacaggtgactgcaatgaaactgatgattgcaacatcacaggtgactgcaatgaaactgatgattgcaacatcacaggtgactgcaatgaaactgatgattgcaacatcacaggtgactgcaatgaaactgatgattgcaacatcacaggtgactgcaatgaaaccgatgattgcaacatcacaggtgactgcaatgaaaccgatgattgcaacatcacaggtgactgcaatgaaaccgatgattgtaacatcacaggtgactgcaatgaaaccgatgattgcaacatcacaggtgactgcaatgaaaccgatgattgcaacatcacaggtgactgcaatgaaactgatgattgcgacatcacaggtgactgcaatgaaaccgatgattgcgacatcacaggtgactgcaatgaaaccgatgattgcaacatcacaggtgactgcaatgaaaccgatgattgcgacatcacaggtgactgcaatgaaaccgatgattgtaacatcacaggtgactgcaatgaaaccgatgattgcaacatcacaggtgactgcaatgaaaccgatgattgcaacatcacaggtgactgcaatgaaactgatgattgcgacatcacaggtgactgcaatgaaaccgatgattgcgacatcacaggtgactgcaatgaaaccgatgattgtaacatcacaggtgactgcaatgaaaccgatgattgcgacatcacaggtgactgcaatgaaaccgatgattgcaacatcacaggtgactgcaatgaaaccgatgattgcgacatcacaggtgactgcaatgaaaccgatgattgcaacatcacaggtgactgcaatgaaaccgatgattgcaacatcacaggtgactgcaatgaaaccgatgattgcaacatcacaggtgactgcaatgaaaccgatgattgcaacatcacaggtgactgcaatgaaaccgatgattgtaacatcacaggtgactgcaatgaaaccgatgattgcgacatcacaggtgactgcaatgaaaccgatgattgtaacatcacaggtgactgcaatgaaaccgatgattgcaacatcacaggtgactgcaatgaaaccgatgattgcgacatcacaggtgactgcaatgaaaccgatgattgtaacatcacaggtgactgcaatgaaaccgatgattgcaacatcacaggtgactgcaatgaaaccgatgattgcgacatcacaggtgactgcaatgaaactgatgattgcaacatcacaggtgactgcaatgaaactgatgattgcgacatcacaggtgactgcaatgataCGGAGGTAAGCGATGCAGCGGACGGGACTGACGGAATGTTCTTGAAATCTTCGTGTTCGTTAAAGCTTGTTGCATTCTGTGATGGATGCTCTACTGAGGATTCCCCCAAGTTCTCGAAtgcaaaggggaaaggatCGAGCGTCAGTGCGGGATTGCTGCTTTTGGTTGGTTCCACGTTTTTGTTACTGGCGGTGGGGCTGTCGgcagttttatttttgggaAGGGAACGCCAGAACGCGGTTGTCATATGCGACAACGAGGTTATGATGGAGGAGGTGCCACGATGCTTATCTGATGCATCTTTTGCCGTACCCGTAACTCAATCCTCAGATGAAGCGAAACCGTAA
- a CDS encoding D-tyrosyl-tRNA deacylase, putative, translated as MRVVVQRVLEGAVTVGEEVVGSVGRGIVALVGIHHEDDMSDVDYIAHKLLSLRIWRSEDGQKTWDRNVKQVDGGILLVSQFTLMHVLKGNKPDFHLAMKPERASELFNNLREALCRDYAAHKISTGRFQSYMNINMTNDGPVTLVLDSRNK; from the coding sequence ATGAGAGTTGTCGTTCAGCGTGTTCTGGAGGGTGCCGTAACGGTTGGTGAGGAGGTTGTTGGTAGTGTTGGGCGTGGAATTGTGGCGTTGGTGGGCATACACCACGAAGATGATATGAGCGATGTGGACTACATTGCCCACAAACTGCTGTCGCTTCGCATATGGCGTAGTGAGGATGGGCAGAAAACGTGGGACCGTAATGTGAAGCAGGTGGACGGCGGAATTCTTCTCGTGTCACAATTTACTCTCATGCACGTACTTAAGGGAAATAAACCCGACTTCCACCTGGCAATGAAGCCAGAGAGAGCATCTGAACTGTTTAACAACTTGCGTGAGGCTCTTTGCAGGGACTATGCGGCTCACAAAATATCGACAGGGCGATTCCAATCCTACATGAATATCAATATGACCAACGATGGCCCAGTGACGCTTGTGCTGGACAGCCGAAATAAGTGA